A region from the Desulfomarina profundi genome encodes:
- a CDS encoding sensor histidine kinase, translated as METCSQLEKQVKKLKLYNGNEGRIVNEAKNEFLANMSHELRTPMHSILSFARLGLKRKDSLTPEKQAFYFNMIMTSGQQLLELLNDLLELSTSESKYVKYHFEWSDLGEDLGKIVLEFQGLMEEKGIRFIYVQKEETCIMARYDKTKIRQVMRNLLSNALKFTDPGKKVILQVEKGRLDQLHGEKQAWKISIIDQGIGIEESELECVFEKFMQGSKTRTGAGGKGLGLAICKQIVEDHGGVIWAEKNGPETSGAVISFLLPAGEKECRPGS; from the coding sequence GTGGAAACATGCAGTCAACTTGAAAAGCAGGTAAAAAAACTGAAGTTGTACAATGGAAATGAAGGGAGAATTGTTAATGAGGCAAAAAATGAATTTCTTGCCAATATGTCCCATGAGCTGCGTACACCAATGCATAGTATTCTCAGTTTTGCGCGTTTGGGTTTGAAGAGAAAAGATTCCCTTACCCCGGAAAAACAGGCTTTTTATTTTAATATGATAATGACCAGTGGTCAGCAGTTGCTTGAACTCCTTAATGATCTTCTTGAATTGAGCACTTCCGAATCAAAATATGTGAAATATCATTTTGAATGGTCAGATCTGGGAGAGGATCTTGGAAAAATTGTACTCGAATTCCAGGGGCTGATGGAAGAAAAGGGGATCCGGTTTATCTATGTCCAGAAAGAAGAAACCTGCATCATGGCCAGGTATGACAAGACAAAAATACGACAGGTGATGCGAAATCTTTTATCAAATGCGCTGAAATTTACCGATCCAGGGAAAAAGGTGATTCTTCAGGTGGAAAAAGGCCGGCTGGATCAACTTCATGGTGAAAAACAGGCCTGGAAAATCTCGATTATTGATCAGGGAATCGGTATTGAAGAAAGTGAACTTGAATGTGTTTTTGAAAAGTTTATGCAGGGCAGTAAAACCCGGACTGGCGCAGGGGGAAAAGGCCTGGGGCTCGCGATCTGTAAACAGATTGTTGAAGATCACGGGGGGGTTATATGGGCAGAGAAAAATGGGCCTGAGACCAGTGGAGCCGTTATCAGTTTCCTGTTGCCGGCAGGAGAAAAAGAATGCCGCCCGGGGTCGTGA
- a CDS encoding citrate synthase has protein sequence MSSDFAELTIGGKTYKLPIIQATTGEQALDIRSLLKETGFITLDSGFMNTASCTSDITYLDGKKGILNYRGYPIEELAANCSFTEVAYLILHGELPTFEALEAFKHDMRRFALLHEDMIHFFDHFPPNASPMSILSTTVNSLHNYYPEMDEDDDPYGGYTVTAARLLSKTRTIAAFSYKKSIGHPLVYPSPRLNYCENFLNMMFDRPNLPYKIQPEIVSALNKLLILHADHEQNCSTSTVRLVGSSGANLYASISAGVSALWGPLHGGANQAVIEMLENIYADDKDFEKYIEKAKDKNDTFRLTGFGHRVYKTFDPRAKIIKQACDDIFEKLELHDPLLDIAKELEERVSSDDYFLERNLYPNVDFYSGIIYRAMGIPTDMFPVMFALGRLPGWIAQWTEMKEDRDRIGRPRQIYTGEIKREFVPMKDR, from the coding sequence ATGTCCAGCGATTTTGCAGAACTCACCATTGGAGGAAAGACTTACAAGCTACCTATTATACAGGCTACAACGGGTGAGCAGGCTCTCGACATCCGAAGCCTACTCAAGGAAACCGGTTTCATAACACTTGACAGCGGATTTATGAATACGGCTTCCTGTACATCAGACATTACTTATCTCGATGGAAAAAAAGGCATTCTCAATTACCGCGGTTATCCCATTGAGGAACTGGCGGCAAACTGTTCTTTCACCGAGGTCGCCTATCTCATTCTCCACGGGGAACTCCCCACGTTCGAAGCCCTTGAAGCATTCAAACATGATATGCGCCGTTTTGCCCTGCTGCATGAGGACATGATTCATTTTTTTGATCATTTCCCGCCAAATGCATCTCCCATGTCCATTTTGTCAACAACCGTCAATTCCCTGCATAATTATTATCCGGAAATGGATGAAGATGATGATCCCTACGGTGGATACACGGTCACAGCTGCGCGTCTGCTTTCAAAGACCCGGACCATTGCGGCATTTTCCTATAAAAAAAGCATTGGCCATCCCCTGGTGTATCCGAGTCCGAGGCTGAACTATTGTGAAAATTTCCTGAACATGATGTTTGACCGGCCAAACCTGCCATACAAAATACAACCGGAAATTGTCTCAGCCCTCAACAAACTTCTGATACTTCATGCTGATCATGAGCAGAACTGCTCAACGTCAACAGTACGTCTCGTGGGCAGTTCCGGGGCAAACCTGTACGCCTCCATTTCAGCTGGTGTCAGCGCGCTGTGGGGTCCGCTGCATGGGGGTGCCAATCAAGCTGTTATAGAGATGCTCGAAAACATCTATGCAGATGACAAGGATTTCGAAAAATATATCGAAAAGGCAAAGGACAAAAACGACACCTTCCGGCTGACTGGCTTCGGTCACAGAGTCTATAAGACATTTGACCCCCGCGCAAAAATCATTAAGCAGGCATGTGATGATATATTTGAAAAACTCGAACTGCATGACCCCCTTCTCGATATCGCCAAGGAACTGGAGGAACGGGTCAGCAGTGATGACTATTTCCTCGAGCGGAATCTTTATCCCAATGTGGATTTCTATAGTGGGATCATCTACAGGGCAATGGGAATTCCCACTGATATGTTCCCGGTCATGTTTGCCCTGGGCCGTTTGCCCGGCTGGATCGCCCAATGGACTGAGATGAAGGAAGACAGGGACAGGATTGGCAGGCCACGGCAGATATACACAGGCGAAATAAAAAGAGAATTCGTCCCTATGAAGGACAGGTAA
- a CDS encoding PIN domain-containing protein — MKDEIYLIDGSAYIYRAYHAIAPLSNSSGMPTHAVLGFINIIKRIMREREPRFLAVAFDSRGKVFRHDLYDEYKANRPPMPEDLSVQIPYIQQYVENAGIPILKETGVEADDLIASAALRLSRGGNRVVIVSGIRTCCSWWGIILSCGIQ, encoded by the coding sequence GTGAAAGATGAGATATACCTGATTGACGGCAGTGCCTATATATACCGTGCCTATCATGCTATTGCACCTCTGTCGAACAGCAGTGGGATGCCTACCCATGCTGTCCTCGGATTTATTAATATCATCAAAAGAATTATGCGGGAAAGGGAACCGCGTTTTCTGGCAGTGGCGTTTGACAGCAGAGGAAAAGTTTTTCGTCATGATCTTTACGATGAGTACAAGGCAAACAGGCCGCCGATGCCGGAAGATTTGTCCGTGCAGATTCCTTATATTCAGCAGTATGTCGAAAATGCAGGTATACCGATTCTGAAGGAAACCGGGGTTGAGGCGGACGATCTCATCGCTTCGGCGGCTTTGAGATTGAGTAGAGGAGGTAACAGGGTTGTGATCGTTTCTGGGATAAGGACCTGTTGCAGCTGGTGGGGGATAATATTGTCATGTGGGATCCAATGA
- the polA gene encoding DNA polymerase I: MWDPMKDQTMTREEVEKKYGVPLESLLDTFALMGDSADNIPGIPGVGPKTAEKLISTYGSLEGVYSNIDSMKKSKMKEKIIAGRDEAYLSRDLIRLKMDVDVPEGPDGYKLQKPDDEKLAAMYGELEFTALLKGIDTAKSVPVEGFVIIRSPEQLQEVVENLMEKPVLAIDTETTSLNARNAGLVGISLAPDLSTAYYIPMGHLGSDGKPRHDQLSGHMVLEVLTPLLLDGKKIIVGHNLKYDLTVLQRQWNIEPAGKLFDTMIAAYLTESGGRSLKLDDLCRERGVRLTSFSEVVADDKRENSFAHVDIDRAGMYSCEDVYGALLLFDEFNNLLVEKDLEALFFDVEMEIVSILAVMEIAGICIDENVLQKLSSEFSSKLQKLEEEIHFLAGREFNINSPKQLGQILFEELELPHGRKTKTGYSTDVKVLEKLAKKHPLPEKVLRYRTLTKLLTTYVEKLSQLKDPVTGRIHTSFNQAVTATGRLSSSDPNLQNIPVRSEEGNRIREAFVPEKGLVFLAADYSQIDLRVLAHYSGDRALTQAFLQGDDIHTRTAAEIFSVSPLLVNVEMRRVAKSINFGIVYGMSSFGLSSQLNISRKEAQRFIDRYFHLYSGVEEFMVKIVEEAREKGYVTTLLKRRRSVPEIHAKNKIRREFAERMAINTPIQGTAADIIKLAMIRCDRAIDNAGLSAKMLLQIHDELVFELPEAELEATQSVVKEAMENALELAVPLVVNFETGKNLAKS; this comes from the coding sequence ATGTGGGATCCAATGAAAGACCAGACCATGACAAGGGAGGAGGTCGAAAAAAAATACGGAGTTCCATTGGAATCGCTTCTTGATACCTTTGCTCTTATGGGGGACAGTGCGGATAATATTCCGGGAATTCCAGGTGTGGGGCCGAAAACAGCAGAGAAACTTATCTCGACCTATGGTTCTCTTGAGGGAGTTTATAGCAATATAGATTCCATGAAAAAATCCAAAATGAAGGAAAAAATCATTGCCGGAAGAGACGAGGCCTATCTCTCAAGAGATTTGATACGGTTGAAAATGGATGTCGATGTCCCGGAAGGACCGGATGGATACAAACTTCAGAAACCGGATGATGAGAAACTCGCTGCAATGTATGGGGAACTGGAGTTTACAGCACTTCTGAAAGGGATTGATACGGCAAAATCCGTCCCGGTCGAGGGGTTTGTGATCATCCGGTCCCCGGAACAGTTGCAGGAAGTGGTGGAGAATCTGATGGAAAAACCGGTTCTTGCAATTGATACTGAGACAACATCACTGAATGCAAGGAATGCAGGACTGGTAGGAATCTCCCTGGCCCCTGATCTTTCCACGGCGTATTATATCCCAATGGGACATCTTGGAAGTGACGGAAAGCCGCGCCATGATCAACTCTCCGGCCACATGGTTTTGGAGGTACTGACACCATTACTTCTTGATGGGAAAAAAATAATTGTCGGTCATAATCTCAAGTATGATCTTACTGTTCTTCAGCGGCAGTGGAATATTGAACCGGCAGGCAAGCTTTTTGATACGATGATCGCTGCTTATCTAACAGAGAGTGGTGGGCGTTCATTGAAACTTGATGATCTCTGCCGGGAGCGGGGCGTACGTCTCACCTCTTTTTCAGAAGTTGTTGCCGACGATAAACGTGAAAACAGTTTTGCCCATGTGGATATAGACAGAGCTGGAATGTATAGCTGTGAAGATGTCTATGGCGCATTGCTGCTCTTTGATGAGTTTAACAATTTGCTCGTAGAAAAAGATCTTGAAGCTCTCTTTTTTGATGTGGAAATGGAGATTGTCTCTATTCTGGCGGTGATGGAAATAGCCGGAATATGTATTGATGAAAATGTTCTGCAGAAACTATCCAGTGAATTTTCTTCGAAATTGCAGAAGCTTGAGGAAGAAATACACTTCCTTGCCGGACGTGAATTTAACATTAATTCTCCCAAGCAGCTTGGGCAGATACTTTTTGAAGAACTGGAACTGCCCCATGGCAGAAAAACAAAGACCGGTTATTCCACCGATGTCAAGGTTCTCGAAAAACTCGCCAAAAAACACCCTTTGCCGGAAAAGGTGCTACGTTACAGAACGCTGACAAAACTGCTTACCACCTATGTGGAAAAATTAAGCCAGTTGAAGGATCCGGTTACGGGAAGGATTCATACCTCTTTCAACCAGGCAGTGACGGCAACCGGTCGTCTGTCCAGCAGTGATCCGAATTTGCAGAATATTCCTGTTCGAAGTGAAGAGGGAAACCGTATTCGTGAAGCCTTTGTGCCGGAAAAGGGGCTGGTTTTTCTGGCTGCTGATTATTCTCAGATTGATTTGAGGGTTCTGGCCCATTACTCTGGAGACAGGGCGTTGACCCAGGCATTTCTACAGGGCGATGATATTCATACCAGAACTGCAGCGGAGATTTTCAGTGTCTCTCCTTTGCTTGTGAACGTGGAAATGCGGCGGGTTGCAAAAAGTATTAATTTCGGCATTGTGTATGGAATGAGCAGTTTTGGTCTATCCAGTCAGCTGAATATCAGCAGAAAGGAAGCACAGCGGTTTATTGATCGCTATTTTCATCTCTATTCAGGTGTTGAAGAATTTATGGTGAAAATAGTGGAGGAGGCCAGGGAAAAGGGGTATGTAACAACATTGCTTAAGCGGCGGAGATCAGTTCCGGAAATTCATGCCAAGAATAAAATAAGACGGGAATTTGCTGAACGAATGGCAATCAATACGCCGATACAGGGAACAGCGGCGGATATTATCAAGTTGGCAATGATCAGATGTGACAGGGCCATCGACAATGCCGGATTGTCGGCAAAGATGTTGCTGCAGATTCACGATGAGCTTGTTTTTGAGTTGCCAGAAGCAGAACTGGAAGCAACACAATCCGTGGTGAAAGAGGCTATGGAAAATGCCTTGGAGCTTGCTGTTCCGCTGGTTGTCAACTTTGAAACGGGAAAAAATCTGGCAAAATCATAG
- the hflK gene encoding FtsH protease activity modulator HflK: protein MSNQDQQPPWGKKNKPQTPEEMVAQLINKLQDFFSEKKPGDPPPGGQEPPKPPASPFAAIGKVLAVLVLLLVVQGVYSSFFKIAPSEVGVILRLGKYSRTTSSGLHFKIPYIDHLYKVDVEKIRKEEFGFRSRFPSVQKSFDRRRYDMESLMLTADKNVINVAWIVQYRVEDAYSFLFKIRDVRQAIRDISESVTRRIVGNMDFDYVLSNRDLLAASVKQELQSELNGLFPENLSGVDIGTVQFQDINPPDPVKPAFNEVNEADQDMKRLVNEAQETYNRVIPKAKGNAKKIIEEAYGYKSQRINNARGETTRFLDILGQYKNAPEVTRKRMYLETMQKILPSVESIYVLDKNQQAPLPFLNISSKNGLPAIQSK, encoded by the coding sequence ATGTCCAATCAAGATCAACAGCCTCCATGGGGAAAGAAAAACAAACCCCAGACCCCTGAAGAAATGGTGGCACAGCTGATTAACAAGCTGCAGGACTTTTTTTCCGAAAAGAAACCCGGTGACCCGCCTCCCGGTGGACAGGAACCGCCCAAACCACCAGCCTCACCATTTGCGGCCATAGGAAAAGTGTTGGCCGTGCTGGTACTTCTTCTTGTGGTTCAGGGTGTCTACTCCTCATTTTTCAAGATCGCGCCCTCTGAAGTTGGCGTCATCCTCCGACTCGGCAAATATTCAAGAACAACTTCTTCCGGACTCCATTTCAAGATTCCATATATTGACCACCTCTATAAGGTCGATGTGGAAAAAATCAGAAAAGAGGAGTTTGGCTTTCGCAGCCGATTTCCCAGTGTGCAGAAATCTTTTGACCGCAGGCGATACGACATGGAGTCCCTGATGCTGACAGCGGATAAGAACGTTATCAATGTCGCCTGGATTGTTCAATATCGGGTAGAGGATGCCTACTCATTTTTATTCAAGATCAGAGATGTCCGTCAGGCTATTCGGGATATTTCCGAAAGTGTTACCAGGCGGATTGTCGGAAATATGGATTTTGATTATGTCCTCAGTAACCGGGATCTGCTTGCCGCGTCAGTAAAACAGGAATTACAGTCAGAACTGAACGGGCTCTTTCCCGAAAACCTTTCAGGTGTCGACATTGGCACGGTACAGTTCCAGGACATCAACCCGCCTGATCCTGTAAAACCTGCATTCAACGAAGTCAACGAAGCGGACCAGGATATGAAACGACTGGTGAACGAGGCTCAGGAAACATACAACCGTGTCATTCCCAAGGCCAAAGGAAATGCCAAAAAAATTATTGAGGAAGCTTACGGATACAAATCACAACGAATCAATAATGCAAGGGGTGAAACAACTCGATTTCTTGACATCCTTGGACAGTATAAAAATGCTCCCGAAGTTACCAGAAAGAGGATGTACCTTGAAACCATGCAGAAAATTCTGCCTTCAGTTGAATCAATTTATGTCCTAGACAAGAACCAGCAGGCTCCCCTGCCATTTCTCAATATCTCATCCAAAAACGGTTTACCGGCGATCCAGTCGAAATAG
- a CDS encoding phosphoenolpyruvate carboxykinase (GTP), with protein MLELKKGEEILATVGGIANLTEAEELFAKTLDDANRKKLQKITNQDALIKIANAISICTPDAVFINTGSEEDVEWIRQYSLTKGEEKKLAKDRHTIHFDLPQDQARLVSQTYYIINEGEKMSSLAKSVLRTEAIDYVKQFMPGIMKGMTMIVGFYSRGPVGAEAAIPAIEISSSGYVLHSAELLYRNCFSDFDAEAGRTGLFYTNLHSEGKNRPEDVPNARIFMDRSWMTTFSTFCTYAGNTLLLKKGNHRFTVDYATYYKLEEQLSEHMFITGMTGPNGRKTFFAGAAPSGCGKTTTAMAGTDFVGDDLAQFWIDSDGILRAINPEKGIFGIVEDVNREGDPYLMDCLRGDGTEVIWSNVLVKDGVPYWVGNGEEAPKRGVNFQGEWFQGKTDEAGNPVPMSHKNSRCTLLASAIANHATELAEDPAGVPVKVITYSGRDADTMPPVWVARNADDGVVIGASIVSKATATEVGATGVRRQPWANAPFIPGALADYMQAQFTFFNSSKFSEKTRPIMAGLNYFLTHENRGSEGSGLLGEKKDVKVWLGWLELFAHGDVEAIETPVGFLPRYDDLVTLFRTIDKDYPKPLYDMQFALYVDKILERIELQKEAYSKEADIPARLFDIYGRQKKELQVLKEKFGAVVAIDDLAG; from the coding sequence ATGCTTGAATTAAAAAAAGGAGAAGAAATTCTCGCTACAGTAGGCGGTATAGCCAATCTCACTGAAGCTGAAGAACTGTTTGCAAAGACTCTTGATGATGCAAACCGGAAAAAGCTGCAGAAAATAACCAACCAGGACGCCCTGATCAAAATCGCCAATGCCATATCCATATGCACTCCGGATGCTGTCTTTATCAATACCGGCTCTGAAGAAGATGTGGAATGGATCCGACAATACTCACTGACTAAAGGTGAGGAAAAAAAACTGGCAAAGGACAGACATACCATTCACTTTGATCTGCCCCAGGATCAGGCCAGGCTGGTCAGTCAGACGTACTACATTATAAATGAAGGAGAAAAGATGAGCTCACTGGCGAAATCTGTTCTCCGGACAGAAGCGATTGACTATGTGAAACAGTTTATGCCGGGTATCATGAAAGGAATGACCATGATCGTCGGTTTCTACAGCCGTGGTCCAGTGGGAGCTGAAGCGGCAATCCCCGCAATAGAGATTTCCTCCTCGGGCTATGTTCTTCATTCGGCAGAACTGCTCTACCGGAACTGTTTCAGTGATTTTGACGCAGAAGCAGGCCGTACAGGTCTCTTTTATACCAATCTTCACTCTGAGGGGAAAAACAGGCCGGAAGATGTACCCAATGCACGGATTTTCATGGACCGCAGCTGGATGACCACCTTTTCAACATTCTGTACCTACGCTGGAAATACTCTCCTCCTGAAAAAAGGCAACCATCGTTTCACCGTAGATTATGCAACCTATTACAAACTTGAGGAACAACTCTCAGAACATATGTTCATCACCGGAATGACCGGCCCCAACGGCAGAAAAACATTCTTTGCCGGAGCTGCTCCGTCCGGGTGCGGAAAAACAACGACAGCCATGGCCGGTACAGATTTCGTCGGTGATGATCTTGCACAGTTCTGGATCGACAGTGACGGTATTCTTCGTGCCATAAACCCGGAAAAAGGTATTTTCGGCATTGTTGAAGATGTCAACAGAGAGGGGGACCCCTACCTGATGGACTGCCTGCGAGGAGACGGGACCGAGGTTATCTGGTCAAATGTGCTGGTTAAGGATGGTGTGCCTTACTGGGTCGGTAATGGTGAAGAAGCTCCGAAAAGAGGTGTCAATTTCCAGGGTGAATGGTTTCAGGGCAAAACTGATGAGGCCGGAAACCCCGTACCCATGTCCCACAAGAATTCACGCTGCACCCTGCTGGCATCAGCTATTGCCAATCATGCTACCGAACTGGCAGAAGACCCGGCAGGGGTTCCCGTCAAGGTCATAACCTACTCCGGGCGAGATGCGGATACCATGCCCCCTGTCTGGGTTGCCAGAAATGCCGATGATGGTGTTGTCATTGGGGCCTCCATCGTTTCAAAAGCCACGGCCACTGAAGTTGGAGCCACCGGAGTTCGCAGGCAGCCCTGGGCAAACGCCCCCTTTATTCCCGGTGCTCTTGCCGATTACATGCAGGCTCAGTTCACCTTTTTCAATTCTTCAAAATTCAGTGAAAAAACCAGGCCGATAATGGCGGGGCTGAATTACTTTCTCACCCATGAAAACCGGGGAAGTGAAGGTTCCGGCCTTCTGGGAGAGAAAAAGGATGTCAAAGTGTGGCTTGGCTGGCTGGAACTTTTTGCCCATGGAGACGTGGAAGCAATTGAAACACCGGTTGGTTTTCTTCCCAGGTATGATGATCTGGTCACCCTGTTCAGGACAATAGATAAGGATTATCCTAAACCGCTTTATGATATGCAGTTCGCACTCTATGTTGATAAAATCCTCGAGCGTATCGAACTCCAGAAAGAGGCCTACAGCAAGGAGGCGGATATTCCTGCCCGATTGTTTGATATCTACGGTCGCCAGAAGAAGGAACTTCAAGTTCTTAAGGAAAAATTTGGCGCAGTTGTAGCCATTGATGATCTGGCGGGTTGA
- the hflC gene encoding protease modulator HflC: MKQIAQFFLVGLVLLAIAIVYDGFFILEEGQQAVITQFGAPVGDPVTKAGPHLKVPFIQNTEIFEKKILIWDGDPNQIPTNDKTYVYLDVTARWRIANALKFLQAVKTEAGAQSMLSDIINGTVRDMVNKNDLIEIIRSSDWSTDTMSTTTSASTIGSKPRMGRDKIADQILAIAAKVTPQYGIELIDVMFKRVNYIESVRLKVYDRMISERKRIAAEKRSMGEGQKAEILGTVDRKLKEVISEANREALTIKGKADAEATRIYGLAYSQDPDFYAFQKTLESYRSTIGKNTSLILSSDSELYKYLKSAEGK; this comes from the coding sequence ATGAAACAGATAGCTCAATTTTTTCTTGTCGGTCTTGTTCTCCTGGCAATTGCCATCGTGTATGATGGTTTCTTTATCCTGGAGGAAGGACAACAGGCAGTTATTACCCAGTTTGGTGCGCCTGTCGGCGACCCGGTAACCAAGGCCGGTCCACATCTTAAAGTTCCTTTCATTCAGAATACAGAGATTTTTGAAAAAAAGATCCTTATCTGGGACGGTGATCCCAACCAGATTCCCACCAATGACAAGACCTACGTATACCTGGATGTTACTGCCCGCTGGAGAATTGCAAATGCCTTGAAATTTCTCCAGGCAGTCAAAACTGAAGCAGGCGCCCAATCCATGCTCAGCGATATCATTAACGGAACAGTGCGGGATATGGTTAACAAGAACGACCTGATCGAAATTATCCGCAGTTCTGACTGGTCAACAGATACCATGTCAACAACCACTTCTGCCAGTACCATTGGTTCCAAACCCAGAATGGGCCGGGACAAAATTGCCGATCAGATCCTCGCAATTGCAGCCAAAGTGACACCCCAGTACGGCATTGAACTGATTGATGTCATGTTTAAACGGGTCAACTACATCGAATCTGTACGACTCAAAGTGTACGACAGAATGATCTCTGAAAGAAAACGTATTGCAGCGGAAAAACGATCCATGGGTGAAGGGCAGAAGGCGGAAATCCTCGGAACAGTTGACCGGAAGCTGAAGGAAGTTATCTCAGAGGCAAACCGTGAAGCTCTGACAATAAAAGGAAAAGCGGATGCGGAAGCGACCAGAATTTACGGTCTTGCCTATTCTCAGGATCCGGATTTTTACGCCTTCCAGAAAACTCTGGAAAGCTACAGATCCACAATTGGAAAAAACACGTCACTTATTCTTTCATCAGATTCGGAACTATACAAATACCTGAAATCTGCTGAAGGGAAATAA
- a CDS encoding rhomboid family intramembrane serine protease: protein MINPDFENQQEIYTLTITDLSEVSTCSLVLSAVGIPHKIRRNDKNGADIDLPASLKEKAIYEWIRYQEENINWPEKPPRETDFTPSFKVMNLLVVGFLIFLYSSSGPWSAESIWFLRGAGDSTQILQSGEYYRLITSLTLHADPVHLMGNCFLALFLLHFYFAITGNGIGLLLLLLTAGSANFINVAVHGSGHNSVGFSTAVFSVIGIICIAEYRTTAKTLRFFIPIMAGVSLLALLGAGGGRTDLGAHLFGLGTGLITGFLLRLPFLKKIRFSFPVQAAAGILGVFIIWISWLRAMTVY, encoded by the coding sequence ATGATAAATCCTGACTTTGAAAACCAACAGGAAATATACACACTCACCATCACAGACCTATCCGAAGTTTCCACCTGTTCTCTGGTACTTTCCGCAGTTGGAATTCCTCATAAAATACGGAGGAATGACAAGAACGGTGCCGACATTGATCTTCCAGCTTCCCTGAAGGAAAAAGCCATCTATGAGTGGATAAGATACCAGGAAGAAAATATAAACTGGCCTGAAAAACCACCACGGGAAACTGATTTCACTCCATCATTTAAGGTTATGAATCTGCTGGTGGTTGGTTTCCTGATCTTTCTCTACAGTTCTTCGGGGCCCTGGTCAGCAGAATCCATATGGTTTCTGCGCGGTGCGGGTGATTCAACACAAATCCTTCAATCCGGAGAATATTACAGACTTATTACCTCCCTGACCCTCCATGCCGATCCTGTTCACCTTATGGGTAACTGCTTTCTGGCACTCTTCCTGCTCCACTTTTATTTCGCTATTACCGGAAACGGAATAGGACTGCTCCTTCTCCTTCTTACAGCCGGAAGTGCCAATTTCATCAATGTTGCAGTGCATGGTTCCGGCCATAATTCTGTCGGCTTTTCCACTGCAGTCTTTTCTGTAATTGGTATCATCTGTATTGCTGAATACCGTACTACCGCTAAAACCCTTCGTTTTTTTATACCGATCATGGCGGGGGTGAGCCTTTTGGCACTTCTTGGCGCGGGAGGTGGTCGAACTGATCTGGGCGCACATCTTTTCGGCCTTGGTACAGGACTGATTACCGGTTTTTTATTGCGATTACCGTTCCTGAAAAAAATCCGTTTTTCTTTCCCTGTTCAGGCTGCAGCCGGTATTCTTGGTGTATTTATCATCTGGATCTCCTGGCTTCGGGCCATGACAGTTTACTGA